The Armatimonadota bacterium genome includes a window with the following:
- the mutS2 gene encoding endonuclease MutS2, translating into MNTNALRLLEYGRVLEQLAERCSTGMGMRRALDLAPSADFQEIERWQQETAEGRKLLESFGGMPLGGARDLMPHLEKALLAGSLNGRELLDVHDTAAAAERLRAFFKKQTSACPLLAGLADGLEGVPDLRKAIADAIDDAGEVRDSASPELGKLRRDIRTVTGRIQEKLNSLISSSSLRDALQDPVIVTRQGRWCLPVRSDHRSAVPGIVHDASASGATLFIEPQAVVDLANRLRELEAAEREEVERILRQLTTKVAVRAEELRRTCVTLGHLDLVNAKALLAESQRAVQPELRRSPMLKFTAARHPLLKGEVVPIDVRLGVDFRGLLITGPNTGGKTVTLKTVGLLVLMTQSGLQIPAAHGSECGVFSDVFADIGDEQSIEQSLSTFSGHIRNIVSTLRDIRPGGLALFDEIGAGTDPAEGAALACAVLEHLAARGICIVATTHYGELKRFAFTHPQFENASVEFDRETLKPTYRLLIGVPGASHALHIAARLGMPKEVIRSAERALEGQAQETDNLIRQVEALRAQAMEQERLAEQARKEAEQLRAIYEQNLERLNEARRQVRDEVQSEARRVIDDLQRQLEQVLRELRTQKRHSQHTEGLSNKAKKLIRRMETAAERAAPAPTPEAPPAQQQDRLRKGERVRMTGVGAVGVMLEDATDTEALVAFGNVEARVSPHRLERVEPGEASGPGPADLRTGRLQLQKASSVSPEIMLRGQRVEEALEALDRYLDDACLAGLERVRVIHGKGTGAMRRAVWEFMRRHPAVASMELADAHEGGEGATIVRLK; encoded by the coding sequence ATGAACACCAACGCGCTCAGACTTCTGGAATACGGCAGGGTGCTGGAACAGCTGGCGGAGCGTTGCTCCACAGGGATGGGCATGCGCCGCGCGCTGGATCTGGCACCATCTGCCGATTTTCAGGAGATCGAGCGGTGGCAGCAAGAGACCGCCGAGGGTCGCAAACTGCTGGAATCTTTCGGCGGCATGCCACTGGGAGGAGCCCGGGATCTGATGCCGCATCTGGAGAAAGCTCTGCTGGCCGGATCCCTGAACGGGCGAGAGCTTCTGGACGTCCACGACACAGCTGCCGCCGCGGAGCGACTGCGCGCTTTCTTCAAGAAACAGACCTCTGCCTGCCCTCTTCTGGCGGGTCTGGCAGACGGCCTGGAGGGCGTGCCGGACCTCAGAAAAGCAATCGCCGACGCCATTGACGACGCCGGAGAGGTGCGGGACAGCGCCAGCCCGGAACTCGGCAAACTCCGGCGGGATATCCGCACCGTCACCGGGCGCATTCAAGAGAAGCTGAATAGCCTGATTTCCTCTTCCTCTCTGCGTGATGCGCTGCAGGACCCGGTGATCGTCACACGGCAGGGGCGGTGGTGCCTGCCCGTGCGCTCGGATCATCGCTCCGCCGTTCCGGGAATCGTCCATGACGCCAGCGCAAGCGGGGCTACTCTGTTCATTGAACCGCAGGCGGTGGTGGATCTTGCCAACCGGCTTCGCGAACTGGAAGCGGCCGAGCGAGAGGAGGTGGAGCGCATCCTGCGTCAGCTTACCACGAAGGTCGCGGTGCGCGCGGAAGAGTTGCGGCGGACGTGTGTGACGCTGGGACACCTGGACCTGGTCAATGCAAAGGCGCTGCTGGCCGAGTCGCAGCGAGCGGTCCAGCCGGAGCTTCGCCGGTCGCCGATGCTGAAGTTCACGGCAGCGCGTCATCCTCTGCTGAAAGGCGAGGTTGTCCCCATTGACGTGCGGCTGGGGGTGGATTTCCGGGGGCTGCTCATCACCGGACCCAACACGGGAGGAAAGACGGTCACTCTGAAGACGGTGGGATTGCTGGTGCTGATGACCCAGTCGGGACTGCAGATCCCTGCGGCACACGGCAGTGAGTGTGGCGTCTTCTCGGACGTGTTCGCGGATATCGGAGATGAGCAGAGCATCGAGCAGTCGCTCTCCACGTTCTCCGGGCACATCCGCAACATCGTCAGCACTCTGCGGGACATACGGCCCGGCGGGCTCGCCCTCTTTGACGAGATCGGCGCGGGCACTGATCCCGCCGAGGGAGCAGCGCTGGCCTGTGCCGTTCTGGAGCATCTTGCCGCGCGCGGGATCTGTATTGTGGCCACCACGCACTATGGTGAGCTGAAACGCTTCGCCTTCACGCATCCGCAGTTCGAGAACGCTTCGGTGGAGTTCGATCGTGAGACGCTGAAGCCCACTTACCGCCTGCTGATCGGCGTCCCTGGCGCGAGCCACGCTTTGCATATCGCCGCCCGGCTGGGCATGCCAAAAGAGGTCATCCGCTCGGCAGAGCGGGCGCTGGAGGGTCAGGCTCAGGAGACGGATAACCTGATCCGTCAGGTGGAGGCGCTCCGCGCGCAGGCGATGGAGCAGGAGCGTCTGGCGGAGCAGGCCCGCAAAGAAGCTGAACAGCTTCGTGCAATCTACGAGCAGAATCTGGAGCGGCTGAATGAAGCCCGACGGCAGGTGCGGGACGAGGTTCAGAGCGAGGCTCGCCGTGTCATTGACGATCTCCAGCGGCAGCTGGAGCAGGTTCTCAGAGAGCTTCGGACCCAGAAACGGCACTCGCAGCACACCGAGGGTCTCTCCAACAAGGCGAAGAAGCTCATCCGCAGGATGGAGACCGCCGCCGAGCGTGCGGCCCCTGCTCCGACGCCGGAGGCTCCGCCCGCACAGCAGCAGGACAGACTGCGCAAAGGAGAGCGCGTCCGGATGACCGGTGTTGGGGCGGTGGGGGTGATGCTGGAGGACGCAACGGATACCGAGGCTCTGGTCGCATTCGGGAACGTGGAGGCCAGGGTCTCCCCTCATCGTTTGGAGCGCGTGGAGCCGGGGGAGGCATCAGGCCCGGGTCCGGCGGATCTTCGGACGGGCAGGCTGCAGTTGCAGAAGGCGTCGAGCGTGTCACCGGAGATCATGCTGCGTGGACAACGGGTTGAAGAGGCCCTGGAGGCACTGGACCGCTATCTGGACGATGCTTGCCTTGCCGGGCTGGAGCGGGTGCGGGTGATCCACGGGAAAGGGACCGGCGCGATGCGCCGGGCCGTCTGGGAGTTCATGCGCCGCCATCCC
- a CDS encoding hemerythrin: MSLVWTKDCSVGNPTIDDQHKKLFDAANNLFNAMKAGKGREEVGPLLNFLADYVVKHFKAEEAMMASAGYPDTWRHQSEHQAFMATFQKLAAQYEREGSGPVLSIQLQRTVSDWLMDHILKKDRRVGQHLQDQKDA; the protein is encoded by the coding sequence ATGAGCCTCGTATGGACAAAGGATTGCAGCGTGGGGAACCCCACCATCGATGACCAGCACAAGAAGCTGTTCGATGCCGCCAACAACCTCTTCAATGCGATGAAGGCCGGCAAGGGCAGGGAGGAGGTAGGACCGCTCCTGAACTTTCTGGCCGATTACGTGGTTAAGCACTTCAAGGCGGAAGAAGCTATGATGGCCTCGGCCGGATACCCGGATACCTGGCGCCATCAAAGCGAACACCAGGCTTTCATGGCGACATTCCAGAAGCTGGCCGCTCAGTATGAGCGCGAAGGCTCCGGCCCCGTCCTTTCCATTCAACTTCAGCGCACGGTGAGCGACTGGTTGATGGACCACATCCTGAAAAAGGACCGGCGGGTGGGCCAGCACCTGCAGGACCAAAAGGACGCCTGA
- a CDS encoding N-acylglucosamine 2-epimerase: protein MDISRLLAIYRDGLLQDTIPFWSRHSPDYEYGGFLTFLDRDGSLYGPEKPVWLQGRIAWVYSTLYNRVEKRREWLELARHAVDFLLKYCFDADGRMFFLMTRDGRPLRRRRYVFSEVFASMGLAEYAKASGEDRYRARAAEVFDLLLRYHRTPGLLEPKVNPQVQPSIGHTMPMILLCCTQTLRAVDDRPIYREVADESIELIFSKFCKPELRAVLEMVAPDGSIMDTPDGRTILPGHAIESAWFLMEEGRLRGDAELSRQAIPLLEWSLERGWDEEYGGLLYYVDLRGLPRPEYQWDMKLWWPHTEALYATLLAWHLTGDKRWADWHIRLHAYTYSHFPDPPYGEWFGYLHRDGTLANRCKGNCWKGPYHLARMQLNCWKLLEEATGHSGMPRR, encoded by the coding sequence GTGGATATCTCCCGCCTGCTTGCGATTTACAGGGACGGACTGCTTCAAGACACCATTCCGTTCTGGTCCCGGCATAGTCCGGACTATGAGTATGGTGGGTTCCTGACCTTTCTGGACAGGGACGGCAGCCTTTACGGTCCGGAGAAGCCTGTCTGGCTGCAGGGGCGGATCGCCTGGGTGTACTCCACCCTCTACAACCGGGTGGAGAAGCGTCGGGAGTGGCTGGAGCTGGCGCGCCACGCCGTGGATTTCCTGCTGAAGTACTGCTTCGATGCGGACGGCCGGATGTTCTTTCTGATGACGCGCGATGGGCGCCCGCTCCGGAGAAGGCGCTACGTCTTCTCCGAGGTGTTCGCCTCGATGGGCCTTGCGGAATACGCGAAGGCAAGCGGCGAAGACCGCTACCGCGCCAGGGCTGCCGAGGTCTTCGATCTGCTCCTGCGCTATCACCGGACGCCAGGACTGCTGGAGCCGAAGGTCAATCCTCAGGTGCAGCCCTCCATCGGCCACACGATGCCGATGATCCTGCTCTGCTGCACCCAGACGCTTCGCGCAGTGGATGACCGCCCCATCTACCGGGAAGTGGCGGATGAATCCATTGAGCTCATCTTCTCGAAGTTTTGCAAACCGGAGCTTCGCGCCGTTCTGGAGATGGTGGCCCCGGACGGTTCCATCATGGACACGCCGGACGGGCGCACCATCCTGCCCGGTCATGCCATCGAGAGCGCCTGGTTCCTGATGGAGGAGGGACGCCTGCGGGGAGATGCGGAGCTTTCAAGGCAGGCCATTCCTTTGCTGGAATGGTCGCTGGAGCGCGGTTGGGATGAAGAATACGGCGGGCTGCTGTATTACGTGGATCTCAGAGGGCTTCCCCGCCCCGAATATCAGTGGGACATGAAGCTCTGGTGGCCGCATACGGAGGCTTTGTACGCCACACTGCTCGCCTGGCATCTGACCGGCGACAAGCGATGGGCGGACTGGCATATACGCTTACACGCATATACTTATTCCCATTTCCCCGATCCGCCATACGGGGAGTGGTTCGGCTATCTTCATCGGGACGGGACCCTTGCCAACCGTTGCAAGGGCAACTGCTGGAAGGGTCCCTACCATCTTGCGCGGATGCAGCTGAACTGCTGGAAGCTGCTGGAGGAAGCCACGGGGCACTCCGGCATGCCGCGCCGTTGA
- a CDS encoding sorbitol dehydrogenase — protein MRALVVPQKGKLEVRDIPEPRLGPYDARVRIEVCGICNSTDLKLIDGTMFWAPPFPFVLGHESVGEVVEVGPRVRKFKVGDRVTRPCAFVPGSVPELNLAVGGFAEYGVLRDGFAMAEDGDSSLMDDYNVLRQNVVPQGIEPIQAALAITLAETASVLNRLPNVRGKTVVVAGTGAVGLAFGLWIKLAGGSVITLGRRKERLELALKLGADHVVDTTRSGWTEQIVQLTNGGADGAIEATGDADLAARLLDVLKPGAFASAYGVPPTGTSYPEGWVPSDVREQESYDWVCDLIIRGWIDPGKFITHTWTLDQAQEAFRLVAGGEVLKGFVKLSV, from the coding sequence GTGAGAGCGCTAGTTGTGCCCCAAAAAGGGAAACTTGAGGTTCGCGACATACCCGAGCCCCGGCTGGGGCCGTATGACGCAAGGGTTCGCATTGAGGTCTGCGGGATATGCAATAGCACTGACCTCAAACTTATCGACGGCACCATGTTCTGGGCGCCGCCGTTTCCGTTCGTGCTGGGACACGAGTCCGTCGGCGAGGTGGTCGAAGTCGGCCCGAGAGTGCGCAAGTTCAAGGTGGGTGACAGGGTAACTCGCCCCTGCGCATTCGTTCCCGGTTCCGTGCCGGAACTGAACCTGGCCGTCGGCGGATTTGCCGAATACGGAGTGCTGCGCGACGGGTTTGCGATGGCCGAGGACGGCGATTCTTCGTTGATGGACGACTACAACGTGCTTCGTCAGAATGTAGTGCCTCAGGGGATTGAACCCATTCAGGCGGCCCTTGCAATAACCCTCGCGGAAACGGCCAGTGTGCTTAACCGTCTTCCGAACGTTCGAGGCAAGACTGTTGTGGTTGCGGGCACAGGAGCCGTCGGGCTTGCGTTCGGCCTGTGGATCAAGCTCGCAGGCGGAAGCGTGATCACCCTCGGCCGGCGAAAGGAGCGCCTTGAACTTGCGCTCAAGCTGGGGGCAGACCATGTAGTGGATACTACGCGAAGCGGCTGGACCGAGCAAATCGTACAGCTTACCAACGGAGGGGCTGACGGAGCGATCGAGGCCACCGGCGATGCCGATCTTGCGGCCAGGCTGCTCGACGTGCTCAAACCGGGTGCATTCGCCTCTGCCTATGGGGTGCCTCCGACTGGGACTAGCTATCCCGAGGGCTGGGTGCCGTCGGATGTCCGGGAACAAGAAAGCTATGACTGGGTATGCGACCTCATCATTCGCGGCTGGATAGACCCCGGCAAGTTCATTACCCATACCTGGACACTTGACCAGGCGCAAGAGGCATTTCGCCTGGTAGCCGGGGGCGAAGTGTTGAAGGGGTTTGTCAAGCTGTCGGTCTAG
- a CDS encoding alcohol dehydrogenase: protein MTPVKAIVFPEPNRAEIQHYDLPELRPGEMLVRTEFSGVSQGTETWAFTGRRPEIQFPTVPGYQAVGTIEEVGADISGFEPGQRVFFQRSRLPELFPPTWMGSHVSRAIVTPDVALVVPEKVSSEAAALSALSAVSYRGIKMLEIGIGDLVVVIGQGLIGQGSAQLARLRGATVIATDLSETRLDLSRRCSADIAINPQKEDLTRLVRSIKPEGADVIIETTGRSDVFALCIDLLGILGQILLQGWYPDPISFDFHTTHLKRPTIAVTCGYDLEAIRTCLDLMSYGKLDFDGLITHEVPCDEAPKMYPRFAAGDSQILGTVFNWRESE from the coding sequence GTGACCCCAGTCAAGGCGATCGTGTTTCCCGAGCCTAACAGAGCCGAGATCCAGCACTATGACCTTCCTGAGCTTCGCCCCGGCGAGATGCTGGTCCGCACGGAGTTCTCGGGAGTCAGCCAGGGGACCGAAACGTGGGCCTTTACCGGTCGGCGCCCGGAAATCCAATTCCCTACCGTCCCCGGCTATCAGGCCGTAGGAACTATAGAGGAAGTAGGGGCGGATATCAGCGGGTTTGAACCGGGTCAGCGAGTGTTTTTCCAGAGGAGCAGGCTACCGGAACTGTTTCCGCCTACCTGGATGGGTTCGCATGTGAGCCGCGCGATCGTGACCCCCGATGTTGCCCTGGTCGTTCCTGAGAAGGTTAGCTCCGAGGCGGCGGCGCTTTCTGCTTTAAGCGCTGTGAGCTATCGGGGCATCAAAATGCTCGAAATCGGAATAGGCGACCTGGTTGTGGTAATAGGTCAGGGACTTATTGGTCAGGGCAGCGCGCAGCTTGCAAGACTCAGGGGGGCTACCGTCATTGCAACGGATTTGAGCGAAACCCGATTGGATCTGAGCAGACGCTGCAGCGCGGACATTGCAATAAATCCGCAAAAAGAGGACCTGACACGGCTGGTCCGTTCAATCAAGCCGGAGGGAGCGGACGTCATCATTGAGACGACCGGACGCTCCGACGTGTTCGCGCTTTGTATTGACCTGCTTGGAATTCTTGGGCAAATACTGCTGCAGGGCTGGTATCCCGACCCGATTAGTTTCGATTTCCACACGACCCACCTGAAAAGACCCACAATCGCCGTCACCTGCGGATACGATCTGGAGGCGATCAGGACGTGCCTGGATCTTATGAGCTACGGCAAGTTGGACTTTGATGGTCTCATCACCCACGAAGTCCCCTGCGACGAAGCTCCGAAAATGTATCCGAGATTTGCCGCTGGAGACTCGCAGATCTTGGGCACAGTCTTCAATTGGAGGGAATCTGAGTGA
- the pilM gene encoding pilus assembly protein PilM, producing MALPHLFGKDRVIGIDIGSSVIKIMEIEAAPGGGWQAARAVLQPTPPETCHDGMITDVAAVAAAIRNALRGAEIHARGAVAAVSGSQVLVRHVQVPRMSEAVLRKSIRFEAAKYISTGIDDSLVEFEILDTDSDDGQMQIMLVAAPTDLVESRVAVLEEVGLEPLVVDVEAFALMRSLVEFSNDPTLRNESVALVDMGAGHTDLNIVSGGQFALTRSIPIAGASLTQAIKSQTGASDEESESLKRRVRIGPMLDSGDGPPDESIIRTARALQPQLDELLREIRRSLHYYQSQFPEGTPQAVVSRLLLTGGTSRLAGLPEYISAKLNLRASLFNVFTDGIIGRGCLTEEEARSEGPLFAVAAGLALKSEQPASLARAA from the coding sequence GTGGCACTTCCGCACCTGTTCGGCAAGGACCGCGTCATCGGCATAGACATCGGCAGCAGCGTCATCAAGATCATGGAGATCGAGGCCGCTCCGGGGGGCGGCTGGCAGGCGGCGCGAGCCGTTCTGCAGCCCACCCCGCCCGAGACCTGCCACGACGGGATGATCACCGACGTCGCCGCCGTCGCCGCCGCCATCCGCAACGCGCTGCGCGGGGCGGAGATCCACGCCCGGGGGGCTGTGGCGGCCGTCTCAGGCTCACAGGTCCTGGTGCGGCACGTGCAGGTCCCCAGAATGTCTGAAGCGGTCCTGCGCAAGTCCATTCGGTTCGAAGCCGCGAAATATATCTCCACCGGCATAGACGACAGTCTGGTGGAGTTCGAGATCCTGGACACAGACAGCGACGACGGCCAGATGCAGATCATGCTGGTGGCCGCCCCCACCGACCTTGTGGAATCCAGAGTGGCCGTTCTGGAGGAGGTGGGTCTGGAGCCGCTGGTGGTGGATGTGGAGGCGTTCGCGCTCATGCGCTCGTTGGTGGAGTTCTCCAACGATCCCACACTGCGCAACGAGTCGGTTGCCTTGGTGGACATGGGCGCGGGTCACACGGATCTGAACATCGTCTCCGGAGGGCAGTTCGCGCTAACCCGCAGCATCCCCATCGCAGGCGCCAGCCTGACGCAGGCGATCAAGTCTCAGACCGGAGCTTCCGACGAGGAATCCGAGAGCCTGAAACGCCGGGTACGCATCGGTCCGATGCTGGACAGCGGGGATGGCCCGCCCGATGAGAGCATCATCCGCACAGCGCGGGCGCTTCAGCCTCAGCTGGACGAGCTGCTCCGAGAGATCCGGCGCTCGCTCCACTACTATCAGTCACAGTTTCCGGAGGGAACCCCGCAGGCCGTGGTGAGCCGTCTGCTGCTGACTGGCGGCACCAGCCGTCTGGCGGGTCTGCCGGAGTACATCTCCGCCAAGCTGAATCTGCGCGCCAGCCTGTTCAACGTCTTCACGGACGGGATCATCGGCCGCGGCTGCCTGACGGAGGAGGAGGCCCGGTCGGAGGGGCCGCTGTTCGCAGTGGCGGCCGGTCTGGCGTTGAAGAGCGAACAGCCGGCCAGCCTGGCGCGGGCCGCATAG
- the pilT gene encoding twitching motility protein PilT translates to MGQLYAFRRDDDEPAPQTAGSGPFNMDPLGSDTDNYRAAGRDTETIHVDEILREGVGRGASDVHLTVGLPPCVRVDGRLCRMDFTPLEAHQIQRMIYDILTKDQILWLEKSRELDFSYGLSGVGRFRVNVYRQRGSLGAAFRVVPSDIPTMEQLRLPPICKELTGRGSGLILVTGPTGAGKSTTIASMIDYINTHRPVHIVTIEDPIEYLHRHKVGMVNQRELNADTDSFENALRAVLREDPDVILVGEMRDLETISAALTLAETGHLVFGTLHTRSAAQTIDRIIDVFPPHQQAQIRVQLANTLEAVISQLLLPMNGGGRVAAHEILVATSAVRNLIREGKSYQIGTLLETSQAQGMQPMDRALVDLHLQGLVGLEEARMRAVDPENFDRYLRGG, encoded by the coding sequence ATGGGACAGCTCTACGCATTCAGAAGAGATGATGACGAGCCCGCTCCGCAGACGGCGGGAAGCGGACCGTTCAATATGGATCCTCTGGGCAGCGACACGGACAACTACCGGGCCGCGGGGCGGGACACGGAGACCATCCACGTGGATGAGATCCTGCGGGAGGGAGTCGGGCGGGGCGCATCGGACGTGCACCTGACCGTGGGACTGCCTCCGTGCGTGCGCGTGGACGGACGCCTCTGCCGAATGGACTTCACCCCCCTGGAAGCCCATCAGATCCAGAGGATGATCTACGACATCTTGACGAAAGACCAGATCCTCTGGCTGGAGAAAAGCCGCGAGCTGGATTTTTCGTACGGCCTGTCTGGCGTGGGGCGCTTCCGCGTGAATGTATACCGCCAGCGCGGATCGCTGGGGGCGGCCTTCCGCGTGGTGCCGAGCGACATCCCGACGATGGAGCAGCTCCGCCTGCCTCCCATCTGCAAGGAGCTGACCGGGCGTGGAAGCGGGCTCATCCTGGTGACCGGTCCCACAGGGGCCGGCAAGTCCACCACCATCGCCTCGATGATTGATTACATCAACACGCACCGGCCGGTGCACATCGTCACCATCGAGGATCCCATCGAGTATCTACACCGGCACAAGGTGGGGATGGTGAACCAGCGGGAGCTGAACGCGGACACCGATTCGTTCGAGAACGCGCTTCGGGCGGTGCTGCGCGAGGACCCGGACGTCATTCTGGTGGGCGAGATGCGCGATCTGGAGACCATCAGCGCAGCGCTGACGCTGGCCGAGACCGGGCATCTGGTTTTCGGAACGCTGCACACGCGCAGTGCCGCGCAGACCATAGACCGCATCATCGACGTTTTCCCCCCACATCAGCAGGCGCAGATCCGGGTGCAGCTTGCGAACACCCTGGAGGCAGTCATCTCTCAGTTGCTCCTGCCGATGAACGGGGGGGGCCGCGTGGCGGCGCACGAAATCCTGGTGGCCACATCCGCAGTGCGAAACCTTATCCGGGAGGGGAAGAGCTACCAGATCGGCACCTTGCTGGAGACCAGCCAGGCCCAGGGCATGCAGCCGATGGATCGCGCACTGGTGGACCTCCATCTGCAGGGACTGGTGGGTCTGGAGGAAGCGCGGATGCGCGCCGTGGATCCGGAGAACTTCGACCGGTACCTGAGAGGGGGATGA
- a CDS encoding twitching motility protein PilT: protein MAQAFAWDDMPESDVKIQFQKQANGTHLSGQSRKDGREVRLRSLEGVHVDEILEEALLRGASDVHIHCGLPPVYRVDGSLVRSDYEPLDARTIQRLVYDILTGDQIGRLEAERELDLSYSVGDWCRFRVNVFRQKGSYQAAFRVVPSQIPDMDELRLPPVLRKLTQTTSGLIMVTGPTGSGKSTTIAAMIDHINQNRSVHIITLEDPIEYLHRDKRAMVTQRELHSDTDSFHNALRAILREDPDVILVGEMRDLETISAALTLAETGHLVFATLHTRNAAQTVDRIVDVFPPHQQEQIRVQLANTLEAVISQLLLPMREGGRVVAVEVLVATSGIRNLIREGKTHQIGTAIETGTNLGMQPMDRSLAELATLDLISLQQARLHATDPENLDRYLGER, encoded by the coding sequence ATGGCACAAGCATTCGCCTGGGACGACATGCCAGAAAGCGACGTGAAGATTCAGTTTCAGAAGCAGGCCAACGGCACCCACCTGTCCGGGCAGAGCCGAAAGGACGGGCGCGAGGTCCGCTTGCGCTCCCTCGAAGGGGTGCATGTGGATGAGATCCTGGAGGAGGCTCTGCTCCGTGGGGCCTCGGATGTGCACATCCACTGCGGACTGCCGCCCGTATACCGGGTGGACGGCAGCCTGGTCCGCAGCGACTATGAGCCGCTGGACGCCCGCACCATTCAGAGGCTGGTCTATGACATCCTGACGGGCGACCAGATTGGCAGACTGGAGGCAGAGCGCGAGCTGGACCTCTCTTATTCGGTGGGAGACTGGTGCCGCTTCAGGGTGAACGTGTTCCGTCAGAAAGGCAGCTACCAGGCGGCGTTCCGCGTGGTTCCGAGCCAGATCCCGGACATGGACGAGCTGCGGCTGCCTCCTGTCCTACGGAAGCTCACCCAGACCACCAGCGGGCTCATCATGGTGACGGGACCGACCGGCTCCGGCAAGTCTACCACCATCGCCGCGATGATAGACCACATCAACCAGAACCGCTCGGTCCACATCATCACGCTGGAGGATCCCATCGAGTATCTTCACCGGGACAAGCGGGCCATGGTGACCCAGCGCGAGCTGCACTCCGACACGGACTCCTTCCACAACGCGCTGCGCGCCATCCTGCGGGAAGACCCGGACGTCATCCTGGTGGGCGAGATGCGGGACCTTGAGACCATCAGCGCGGCTCTCACCCTGGCGGAGACTGGGCACCTGGTGTTCGCGACCCTGCACACACGCAACGCCGCTCAGACGGTGGACCGCATCGTGGACGTATTTCCTCCGCATCAGCAGGAGCAGATCCGCGTGCAGCTCGCCAACACCCTGGAGGCAGTCATCTCGCAACTGCTGCTACCGATGCGTGAGGGCGGGCGAGTGGTGGCCGTGGAAGTTCTGGTGGCGACGTCCGGCATCCGCAACCTGATCCGCGAGGGCAAGACCCACCAGATCGGCACCGCCATCGAGACGGGAACCAACCTGGGAATGCAGCCGATGGACCGCTCGCTCGCTGAGCTGGCCACTCTGGACCTGATTTCGCTGCAGCAGGCCAGGCTGCACGCGACCGACCCAGAGAATCTTGATCGCTATCTTGGAGAACGGTGA
- the pilC gene encoding type II secretion system protein F — MAVFQYSAVDASGKTVTGSIEAESENLVISRLQQQQYHIVSIRRTRGGAKSAAQPRKSSTKGKKVKLQQLVVFTRQLSTMIEAGIGIVKCLEILGNQTKDPVMAQVIETAKRDVKGGMSLTEAFSKHPHVFNKLYVNMIRAAETGGILDTILERVSQFLEKEQEIRNKIKSAMMYPTIVLIFAFCMVGALFVFVLPKFKEIFASMNIEMPPATAMLFAMSDLLRNYIYIPIGFAIGGYFGIRWILSTPGGRYQYDKLKLNLPVVGELVQKMAVSRFARTFGTLIASGVPMMRSLEIVGETSGNIVIAKAVENARNSIREGQKVSAPLAASGVFPAMVTHMIDVGEETGRLSDMLVKVSDFYDDEVDNAVKGLTSMIEPCLIVFMGLVVGFIAISIMAPIFKIVTSIE, encoded by the coding sequence ATGGCAGTCTTTCAATACAGCGCTGTGGACGCATCCGGGAAAACCGTCACGGGCTCCATCGAGGCGGAGTCCGAGAACCTGGTCATCTCCCGTCTGCAACAGCAACAGTATCACATCGTCAGCATCCGCAGAACCCGCGGAGGTGCTAAGTCGGCGGCCCAGCCCCGCAAATCGTCAACGAAGGGCAAGAAGGTCAAGCTACAGCAGCTGGTCGTCTTCACCCGGCAGCTTTCGACGATGATCGAGGCGGGTATCGGCATCGTCAAGTGCCTGGAGATCCTGGGCAATCAGACCAAAGACCCGGTCATGGCGCAGGTCATCGAGACGGCCAAGCGGGACGTCAAAGGCGGTATGAGCCTGACGGAGGCGTTCAGCAAGCACCCTCATGTCTTCAACAAGCTCTACGTCAACATGATCCGCGCGGCTGAGACCGGAGGTATCCTGGACACTATCCTGGAGCGCGTCTCTCAGTTCCTGGAGAAGGAGCAGGAGATCCGCAACAAGATCAAAAGCGCGATGATGTACCCCACCATCGTGCTCATCTTCGCGTTCTGTATGGTGGGCGCGCTATTCGTGTTCGTGCTGCCGAAGTTCAAGGAGATCTTCGCGTCCATGAACATCGAAATGCCGCCCGCCACCGCGATGCTATTCGCGATGAGTGACCTGCTCCGCAACTACATCTACATTCCGATCGGCTTTGCTATCGGCGGCTACTTCGGCATCCGCTGGATCCTCAGCACGCCGGGCGGACGGTATCAGTACGACAAACTGAAGCTGAACCTGCCGGTGGTGGGCGAGCTGGTTCAGAAGATGGCGGTTTCGAGGTTCGCGCGAACCTTCGGGACGCTGATCGCGAGCGGTGTTCCTATGATGCGGTCCCTGGAGATCGTGGGGGAGACATCAGGCAACATCGTCATCGCGAAGGCGGTCGAGAACGCGCGTAACTCCATCAGGGAGGGACAGAAAGTCAGCGCACCTCTGGCGGCAAGCGGCGTGTTTCCCGCCATGGTGACCCACATGATAGACGTCGGCGAAGAGACAGGGCGCCTCTCCGACATGCTGGTGAAGGTGTCGGACTTTTATGATGACGAGGTAGACAACGCGGTGAAAGGACTCACCTCGATGATCGAGCCCTGTCTGATCGTCTTCATGGGCCTGGTGGTGGGGTTCATCGCCATCTCCATCATGGCTCCGATCTTCAAGATTGTGACAAGCATCGAATGA